In the Hordeum vulgare subsp. vulgare chromosome 7H, MorexV3_pseudomolecules_assembly, whole genome shotgun sequence genome, one interval contains:
- the LOC123409215 gene encoding phosphomethylethanolamine N-methyltransferase-like, with protein MVQFALFSCGVVWRRILTEDLLMNESINGHYENASFMCATSPDLVIEDNSIDLIFSNWLLMYLSDEEVDKLWHLENVSKESGMKSIVMLG; from the exons ATGGTTCAATTCGCCTTGTTTTCCTGTGGTGTGGTGTGGCGTCGCATCCTGACCGAGGATTTGCTCATG AATGAAAGCATAAATGGCCATTACGAAAATGCATCCTTCATGTGTGCTACATCTCCGGACCTGGTGATTGAGGACAACTCGATTGATCTCATATTTTCAAACTGGCTACTGATGTATCTTTCAGACGAGGAG GTTGACAAGTTGTGGCATCTCGAGAATGTCTCaaaggagagtggaatgaagtccattgtaatgttgggatag